CTCATTCCCGGCTTGGGCTTCGATGCATCTGTATTCGACGATTTCATGGAAACAAATGAAAATTTGTATACTATGTATGCGATTACGATTGCCGGTTACGGAAAAACGGCTGCTCCACCGATGCCTGCTGAAGGAACGAGTTACGGAGAACAAACATGGACACAAGGAACGGTCGCTGGATTACTTAAGTTGATCGATAAAGAAAAATTGGAGAAGCCGGTCATAGTCGGACACTTTGTCCAAGGCACGCAGATTGCATTGCGCTTGGCTGAAGATTATCCAAATAAAATCGGGGGTGTGATTATTTTGGGCGGTCCGGCTAAATTCATTGTTGCGATGAACGGGCGAGTCAAAGATTTTCCGCTGGATACGATGATCTTATTTACTGACAAAGCAACAGGTCCAAAGTGGTTTAAACACATGACCCGGAAATTTTACGATGAAAATAATATTCGTCCTGAAATTTATTCTCTCGACAACCATCGCGGCATGGAACTTTGGCAGCAATCCACTTCCATTCCTTTGCCGGTGCTTGTACGTTATGTGTGTGAATATTTTGCCAGTGATGTCAAAGTAAGATTTCCGGAAATACAATGTCCGGTGCTCATATTGCGTCCAACTTTCAGTGAATCAATTCTTTCTGA
The sequence above is drawn from the bacterium genome and encodes:
- a CDS encoding alpha/beta hydrolase, translating into MRWLKFCIFFFLSMATDIQYGFAQFRPEIDSTVNNLVHTPGYKTGHLGDLGAVKKYGNGQQNLILIPGLGFDASVFDDFMETNENLYTMYAITIAGYGKTAAPPMPAEGTSYGEQTWTQGTVAGLLKLIDKEKLEKPVIVGHFVQGTQIALRLAEDYPNKIGGVIILGGPAKFIVAMNGRVKDFPLDTMILFTDKATGPKWFKHMTRKFYDENNIRPEIYSLDNHRGMELWQQSTSIPLPVLVRYVCEYFASDVKVRFPEIQCPVLILRPTFSESILSDPVNNYVRPQYIDSWNDAPSKNSLIQFKDIQNASTFVWKDKPDTVYDAIHVFIKFLKNK